In Rhodococcus sp. OK302, one genomic interval encodes:
- a CDS encoding HNH endonuclease yields MNTMELDRAADGVTERGADKESERAAVDNIGVEICALAGQIAAATARFLALLGDFDEQRGWTGPGLHSCAHWLSWKCGLSLHTGREYVRVAKALRPLPKMQQAFEQGRLSYSKVRALTRVATPANEAQMVRMGREAPAAQIDRLVAGLHTASDKEIARRKSPDRFQIRWHWDPDTGDFVLKGRLPAQDGARLMAAITASERERTRTSPEQAGPEQAAPEEPVTHANAAKKPPGDIGPALLTMADLSAAAVANPATGASSAAEVVFFHEHDTVRIPGGPALPENDTEEVLCNARLRLAKTKKGCVLSLGRRTRVTSAKQMLALTYRDGYCRTPGCGRTRFLHAHHVQFWGRGGKTDLDNLILLCGTCHRALHRDQFTITAHGDQQFEFHTPDGDVLAPSPPISGLADQLLRDGIPDNAIIPNWGGEPLHLDHAVSVILDGWAPK; encoded by the coding sequence ATGAACACGATGGAATTGGACAGAGCAGCAGACGGAGTCACGGAGAGGGGTGCTGACAAGGAATCCGAGAGGGCGGCTGTCGACAATATCGGTGTGGAAATCTGTGCACTCGCCGGCCAAATTGCGGCGGCTACCGCCCGATTCCTCGCACTCCTCGGCGACTTCGACGAACAGCGCGGATGGACCGGCCCCGGCCTTCACTCCTGCGCCCACTGGCTGTCCTGGAAATGCGGACTAAGTCTGCATACCGGTCGCGAATACGTGCGCGTGGCCAAAGCGCTCCGCCCTCTACCGAAGATGCAACAGGCATTCGAGCAAGGTCGATTGTCGTATTCCAAGGTTCGTGCCCTCACCCGCGTCGCCACGCCGGCCAACGAGGCGCAAATGGTCCGTATGGGCCGCGAAGCGCCCGCCGCCCAGATCGACCGCCTTGTCGCCGGCCTCCATACCGCCTCCGATAAGGAAATCGCACGCCGGAAATCACCCGATCGCTTCCAGATCCGCTGGCATTGGGATCCGGACACCGGAGATTTTGTCCTCAAAGGCCGACTCCCGGCGCAAGACGGAGCCCGACTCATGGCAGCAATCACCGCATCCGAGCGTGAGCGCACCCGCACATCGCCGGAACAAGCCGGGCCAGAACAAGCCGCGCCGGAAGAACCTGTTACACACGCGAATGCAGCCAAGAAACCGCCGGGCGATATCGGGCCCGCACTCCTCACGATGGCTGACCTCTCCGCGGCAGCCGTCGCAAACCCTGCAACGGGAGCCAGTAGCGCCGCCGAAGTGGTGTTTTTCCATGAACACGACACCGTCCGGATACCCGGCGGACCAGCATTGCCCGAAAACGACACGGAGGAAGTACTCTGCAACGCCCGCCTCCGACTGGCGAAAACCAAAAAGGGCTGCGTCCTGAGCCTGGGCCGACGGACCCGTGTCACCAGCGCCAAACAGATGCTGGCTCTCACCTACCGCGACGGCTACTGCCGCACACCAGGTTGCGGGCGCACCAGATTTCTACACGCTCACCACGTCCAATTCTGGGGGCGCGGCGGAAAGACCGATCTCGACAATCTGATTCTGCTGTGCGGCACGTGCCATCGGGCTTTGCACCGCGACCAATTCACGATCACTGCACACGGCGATCAACAATTCGAGTTTCACACCCCGGACGGAGATGTTTTGGCGCCCTCCCCGCCAATCAGCGGCCTGGCAGATCAACTCTTGCGCGACGGTATCCCCGACAACGCGATCATTCCGAACTGGGGAGGCGAACCCCTGCACCTGGACCATGCAGTCAGTGTCATTCTCGACGGTTGGGCCCCAAAATAG
- a CDS encoding alkaline phosphatase family protein yields MTQKIARTSAALTFLFAGAVVAGTMTAAASPGSSALTPAATQKTVVIGLDGTMLSHVKTADAPNLHKLIAEGTSGESSILGHTTISGPSWSTILTGVWDTKHRVMDNTFAGARYDLYPTVFTRIEAANPALVTESISTWGGISNIASSGTPKADVVITTPDAGSIAATDIATANAVVAAITDRGPDLIFTQLDQVDGAGHAAGTNGPGYKKGIETVDVEVGKIVAAVDARAATTGEQWTVLVTADHGHKPWGGHGGQSAAEATSFVIARGAGYMPGKATGDYTIADITPTILRSLDISVPGNLDTTPTVLRSPGMALPATLDGKPLAKEAPGFFGSIDLGFFGS; encoded by the coding sequence GTGACCCAGAAAATCGCACGTACCTCAGCCGCTCTCACATTCCTCTTTGCCGGCGCGGTAGTCGCCGGAACTATGACTGCTGCAGCCAGTCCCGGCTCATCCGCGCTCACTCCGGCTGCCACCCAGAAGACGGTAGTCATCGGACTCGACGGCACAATGCTCAGCCACGTCAAGACCGCTGATGCACCCAACCTGCACAAGCTGATCGCCGAAGGCACCAGCGGAGAATCGTCCATCCTCGGCCACACCACCATCTCCGGGCCGTCGTGGTCCACGATCCTCACCGGTGTCTGGGACACCAAGCACCGCGTGATGGACAACACGTTTGCCGGTGCTCGCTACGATCTCTACCCCACTGTCTTCACCCGGATCGAAGCAGCCAACCCCGCTCTGGTGACCGAGTCGATCTCCACCTGGGGCGGCATCAGCAACATCGCATCCAGCGGCACGCCGAAGGCCGACGTCGTCATCACCACACCCGACGCCGGATCGATTGCTGCCACGGACATTGCGACGGCAAACGCAGTCGTTGCTGCCATCACAGACAGAGGCCCAGACCTCATCTTCACCCAACTGGATCAGGTCGACGGTGCGGGGCACGCTGCCGGCACCAACGGACCTGGATACAAAAAGGGCATCGAGACTGTCGACGTAGAGGTCGGAAAAATCGTCGCCGCTGTCGATGCCCGGGCCGCGACGACCGGCGAGCAGTGGACGGTCCTCGTCACCGCCGATCACGGTCACAAGCCGTGGGGCGGCCACGGCGGACAATCCGCAGCAGAGGCAACCTCATTTGTGATCGCACGCGGCGCCGGATACATGCCAGGCAAGGCCACGGGCGACTACACGATCGCGGACATTACCCCGACCATTCTGCGGAGCCTCGATATATCAGTACCCGGAAACCTCGACACTACCCCGACCGTTCTGCGGAGCCCCGGCATGGCATTGCCCGCAACGCTCGACGGAAAGCCGCTGGCGAAGGAAGCTCCCGGCTTCTTCGGTTCCATCGACCTTGGATTCTTCGGTTCCTGA
- the ftsX gene encoding permease-like cell division protein FtsX: MRASFIFSEVLTGLRRNITMTIAMILTTAISLGLFGGGLLVVQMAGKTQQIFLERVEVQIFLTDDISSTDPGCEQEICSSLRKELEQTPSVVAVQFLNRDDAVKDATERVFKDQPELAALVSPDSFPASFKVRLSDPERFGVINDTFGTRPGVESVLNQRELVDRLFSVLGGVRNAAFAIAIVQAVAAILLIANMVQIAAFTRRTEVSIMRLVGATRWYTQLPFLLEAMVAALIGAVLAIAGLFTAKNVFIDGVLADVYEANIVARISNSDILFVSPFLVLAGVGMAAITSYITLRLYVRE; the protein is encoded by the coding sequence ATGCGCGCCAGTTTTATTTTCAGCGAGGTCCTGACCGGCCTGCGCCGCAACATCACGATGACTATCGCCATGATCTTGACGACGGCGATTTCGTTGGGTCTCTTCGGTGGCGGACTGCTCGTCGTGCAGATGGCGGGCAAGACGCAGCAGATCTTCCTCGAGCGAGTTGAGGTCCAGATCTTCCTGACCGACGACATTTCGTCGACGGACCCCGGTTGTGAGCAGGAAATCTGCAGCTCTCTGCGGAAAGAGCTCGAGCAGACTCCGTCAGTCGTGGCGGTGCAGTTCCTCAACCGCGACGACGCGGTGAAGGATGCCACCGAGCGAGTGTTCAAGGACCAGCCCGAGCTGGCGGCATTGGTGAGCCCGGACAGCTTCCCGGCGTCGTTCAAGGTCAGGCTCAGCGATCCGGAGCGATTCGGCGTCATCAACGACACCTTCGGCACCAGGCCGGGCGTCGAGAGCGTTCTCAACCAGCGTGAGCTCGTCGACCGTCTGTTCAGCGTTCTCGGGGGAGTGCGCAACGCCGCGTTCGCTATTGCCATCGTTCAGGCTGTTGCTGCAATTCTGTTGATTGCCAACATGGTTCAGATCGCGGCATTCACGCGTCGTACCGAGGTCAGCATTATGCGATTGGTGGGCGCGACGCGTTGGTACACGCAGCTTCCGTTCCTCCTCGAAGCTATGGTTGCCGCGTTGATCGGTGCAGTGCTTGCTATCGCGGGACTGTTCACAGCCAAAAATGTCTTCATCGACGGTGTGCTGGCCGACGTATACGAAGCCAACATCGTCGCCCGGATTTCCAACAGTGACATCCTGTTCGTCTCGCCGTTCCTGGTTCTTGCAGGTGTAGGAATGGCCGCGATTACGTCGTACATCACCTTGCGTCTGTACGTCCGGGAATAA
- a CDS encoding SDR family oxidoreductase, with the protein MDAVRVLITGATGYIGGRLVPRLLEEGYQVRVLVRSPEKLRDVPWRDGVEIVRGDLTDKSSLAAAFEGIDVVYYLVHAMGGGGSFSDVDKRSAENVATDAAAAGVRRIVYLGGLHPSDRELSTHLKSRLEVGQILLGSEVPTIVFQAGVVIGSGSASFEMVRHLTNRLPVMTTPKWVHNNIQPIAVRDVLHYLVAAAAVEPVINRAFDIGGPDVMQYGEMMNTYADVAGLVRRRIVVLPVLTPRLAGHWVGLVTPIPRRLAMPLIESLQNDAVMANHDIDSFIPPPKGGLTPYREAVRLALRKIENGEVETAWSGASIEGAPSDPLPSDPDWAGETVYVDHRERDCAADPQTLWSVVESIGGENGWYSFPLAWAIRGWMDRAVGGVGLRRGRRDRRRLNTGEALDFWRVEEIDRGRLLRLRAEMKVPGGAWLELRVSEGTDGGSHLDQRAVFFPRGLAGRMYWYAILPFHGVVFQGMITNITGAAERAN; encoded by the coding sequence ATGGACGCAGTGAGAGTGTTGATCACAGGCGCGACCGGCTACATCGGCGGACGACTGGTACCCCGCCTCCTGGAGGAGGGGTACCAGGTCCGGGTTCTGGTGCGCAGTCCCGAGAAGTTGCGCGACGTTCCGTGGCGTGATGGCGTTGAGATCGTCCGTGGAGATTTGACTGACAAGTCTTCCCTCGCAGCTGCTTTCGAGGGTATCGACGTTGTCTACTACCTCGTGCACGCGATGGGTGGTGGTGGCTCGTTTTCCGACGTCGACAAACGCAGTGCGGAGAATGTGGCTACGGACGCAGCTGCCGCAGGCGTGCGACGGATTGTCTATCTCGGCGGTCTGCATCCGTCGGACCGAGAGTTGTCGACGCATTTGAAGTCGCGACTCGAAGTCGGCCAAATCCTGCTCGGCTCCGAAGTGCCGACGATCGTCTTCCAAGCGGGGGTCGTGATCGGGTCGGGATCCGCATCCTTCGAAATGGTGCGTCACCTGACTAATCGACTTCCTGTGATGACCACTCCGAAGTGGGTGCACAACAATATTCAGCCGATCGCGGTGCGGGACGTTCTTCACTACCTCGTAGCGGCAGCGGCGGTGGAGCCCGTTATCAATCGCGCCTTCGATATCGGAGGGCCGGACGTTATGCAGTACGGCGAAATGATGAACACGTACGCCGACGTCGCGGGGTTGGTGCGTCGGCGCATTGTGGTTCTTCCGGTGCTGACACCGAGACTTGCCGGCCACTGGGTGGGGCTGGTCACGCCGATTCCGCGACGGCTCGCGATGCCGCTCATCGAGTCACTGCAGAACGACGCGGTGATGGCTAACCACGATATCGACAGCTTCATCCCACCGCCGAAGGGTGGGCTGACTCCCTACCGGGAGGCCGTGCGGTTGGCTCTGCGCAAGATCGAGAACGGTGAGGTCGAGACGGCCTGGTCGGGAGCCTCGATCGAGGGCGCGCCGTCGGATCCCCTTCCGTCGGATCCGGATTGGGCGGGTGAGACTGTGTACGTCGACCATCGGGAACGCGACTGCGCTGCAGATCCACAAACCTTGTGGTCGGTCGTCGAATCCATCGGCGGTGAGAACGGTTGGTACTCATTCCCTTTGGCGTGGGCCATTCGAGGGTGGATGGATCGCGCGGTCGGTGGTGTCGGTCTCCGGCGTGGTCGGCGCGATCGGCGCCGGCTCAATACCGGTGAGGCCTTGGACTTCTGGCGGGTCGAAGAAATCGATCGCGGAAGATTGCTACGACTTCGAGCGGAGATGAAAGTGCCCGGGGGAGCGTGGCTGGAGCTGCGCGTATCCGAGGGGACGGATGGTGGTTCTCACCTCGATCAACGGGCTGTTTTCTTCCCCCGCGGTCTAGCCGGACGGATGTATTGGTACGCGATCCTGCCCTTCCACGGTGTCGTTTTCCAGGGCATGATCACCAACATCACCGGCGCAGCAGAACGTGCCAATTAA
- the ftsE gene encoding cell division ATP-binding protein FtsE: protein MKNVSKSYKASTRPALDNVSVEVEKGEFVFLIGPSGSGKSTFMRLLLKMESPTSGDIEVGEFHVNKLAARRVPKLRQSMGCVFQDFRLLQQKTVSENVAFALEVIGKPRNVIARTVPEVLEMVGLSGKADRLPTELSGGEQQRVAIARAFVNRPLVLLADEPTGNLDPETSQDIMLLLERINRTGTTVVMATHDHHIVDSMRRRVIELDLGKVSRDEARGVYGVGR from the coding sequence ATGAAGAATGTGTCGAAGTCCTACAAGGCCTCCACCAGGCCGGCGCTCGACAACGTCAGTGTGGAGGTGGAAAAGGGGGAGTTCGTCTTCCTCATCGGCCCCTCCGGCTCCGGCAAGTCGACCTTCATGCGCCTACTCCTCAAGATGGAGTCGCCCACGTCGGGTGATATCGAAGTCGGTGAATTCCACGTCAACAAGTTGGCGGCGCGTCGAGTTCCGAAGCTTCGCCAGAGCATGGGATGCGTATTCCAGGACTTCCGGCTGCTCCAGCAGAAGACTGTGTCCGAAAACGTCGCGTTTGCCTTGGAAGTTATCGGCAAACCGCGAAACGTGATCGCCCGAACCGTCCCCGAGGTCCTCGAAATGGTGGGCCTGTCCGGAAAAGCTGATCGCCTTCCGACCGAACTGTCCGGCGGTGAGCAGCAGCGCGTCGCGATTGCACGAGCCTTCGTCAACCGTCCGCTCGTTCTGCTGGCCGACGAACCCACCGGCAACCTGGACCCCGAAACCAGCCAGGACATCATGCTGCTTCTCGAACGGATCAACCGCACGGGAACCACCGTCGTCATGGCAACCCACGACCACCACATCGTCGACTCCATGCGTCGACGCGTCATCGAACTCGATCTCGGCAAGGTCAGCAGAGACGAAGCGCGGGGTGTGTACGGCGTCGGCAGATAA
- a CDS encoding helix-turn-helix domain-containing protein — MTDATFEAVLAGIGPRLRNLRQQSDMTLTDLSEATGISVSTLSRLESGSRKANLELLLPIAKAHGVPLDDLVNSGIQDPRVRAEPREVGSMTIIPLTSQPGNLQAYKMIIAPTDDDHPQGTHEGYEWLYVLSGRVRLQLGDRDFVMGAGEAAEFDTHIPHRFSAADGRPAEVISLFGKQGERVHLRAAPPDRRG, encoded by the coding sequence ATGACCGACGCAACGTTCGAAGCTGTCCTTGCCGGAATCGGGCCGCGCCTGCGCAACCTGCGTCAGCAATCCGACATGACCCTGACCGATTTATCCGAAGCAACCGGCATCAGCGTCAGCACGTTGTCGCGCCTCGAATCCGGTAGCCGCAAAGCGAACTTGGAGCTTCTGCTCCCTATCGCCAAAGCACACGGCGTTCCTCTGGACGACCTGGTGAACAGCGGGATCCAGGATCCGCGAGTGCGCGCCGAACCTCGCGAGGTGGGTTCGATGACAATCATCCCGCTGACCAGCCAGCCGGGAAATCTGCAGGCCTACAAGATGATCATCGCGCCAACCGACGACGATCACCCGCAGGGAACACACGAAGGATACGAGTGGCTTTACGTGCTGTCCGGTCGCGTCCGACTGCAACTCGGTGACCGTGATTTTGTGATGGGCGCCGGTGAGGCCGCCGAGTTCGACACGCACATTCCCCATCGGTTCAGCGCCGCTGACGGCAGGCCGGCAGAAGTGATCAGCCTGTTCGGCAAACAAGGCGAACGCGTGCATTTGCGCGCGGCTCCGCCGGATCGCCGAGGCTAG
- a CDS encoding mechanosensitive ion channel family protein — protein MNFLQPGETLVAWLKDDGLSILTTVLGALLLARFVSWGGNKVTDQIDSNYQLGDALVRSEATKHRHSVAQVITWVIITFIYVIATMKVLDQLNLPIGSLVAPATVLGAALGFGAQRVVQDILAGFFIITERQYGFGDTVRLAITGSSDDAEGVIEDVTLRVTRMRNADGEVITVPNGQIVKATNLSKDWARAVIDVPVPATADLTRVNEVLRQVGVDAMADRGLKKLLLDEPTVMGVESLEVDQVMIRMVARTLPGKQFQVSRALRVRVAAALRRQGITVTPGIHTASTASTEEAGE, from the coding sequence ATGAATTTTCTGCAACCAGGTGAAACACTGGTCGCGTGGCTGAAGGACGATGGGTTGTCGATTCTGACAACCGTGCTCGGAGCGTTGCTCTTGGCTCGTTTTGTCAGTTGGGGCGGCAACAAGGTCACCGATCAGATCGACTCCAACTATCAGTTGGGTGACGCGCTGGTCCGCTCGGAGGCCACCAAGCATCGCCATTCGGTAGCGCAGGTGATCACGTGGGTGATCATCACGTTCATCTACGTCATCGCGACGATGAAGGTGCTCGACCAGTTGAACCTGCCGATCGGAAGTCTGGTTGCGCCGGCGACAGTTCTCGGTGCGGCGCTCGGTTTCGGCGCCCAGCGCGTTGTGCAGGACATTCTTGCTGGATTCTTCATCATCACCGAACGTCAGTACGGGTTCGGTGACACCGTGCGACTAGCCATTACCGGTTCGTCCGACGATGCCGAAGGCGTCATCGAGGACGTGACATTGCGTGTCACCCGTATGCGCAACGCGGATGGCGAGGTGATCACGGTTCCGAACGGTCAGATCGTGAAAGCGACCAACCTGTCCAAGGATTGGGCGCGTGCCGTCATCGACGTCCCGGTTCCGGCGACTGCAGATCTCACCCGAGTCAACGAGGTGTTGCGCCAGGTCGGAGTCGACGCGATGGCCGATCGTGGACTCAAGAAACTGCTCCTCGACGAGCCGACGGTCATGGGCGTCGAAAGCCTCGAAGTCGACCAGGTCATGATTCGAATGGTTGCGCGCACCCTGCCGGGCAAGCAGTTCCAGGTGAGCCGTGCATTGCGAGTTCGCGTTGCTGCGGCATTGCGGCGGCAGGGCATCACCGTCACACCCGGAATTCATACAGCCAGTACGGCCAGTACCGAGGAGGCGGGCGAATGA
- a CDS encoding NAD(P)/FAD-dependent oxidoreductase translates to MTQNSYDVAVIGGGAAGLNAALILGQTRRSVVVFDNGAPRNAAAAHMNGFLSRDGMNPAELLTVGRGEVRKFGGEFHDGTVVSVDRDGARFSIELADGARISVRKILVATGLTDRLPEELRGFGERWGQDVLHCPYCHGYSVRDQPLGVIGKSAEFAMHQALMIRQWSDDVVLFLHRIAELSAEDREKLAARDISIVEGEVSGPVIEGDRLVGVRLADGTTVARSAIFVGGAITMDPNDSILRAFGAERAANMMGEFVVADNMGATSVPGVWAAGNVVDPSAQVIMAAAAGAKAGAAINMALTTDDLEDALARR, encoded by the coding sequence ATGACGCAGAACTCCTATGACGTAGCAGTAATCGGTGGCGGCGCAGCAGGGCTGAACGCAGCACTCATCCTCGGCCAGACGCGCAGGTCTGTCGTGGTCTTCGACAACGGCGCACCACGTAACGCGGCCGCCGCCCACATGAACGGATTCCTCTCCCGGGACGGAATGAACCCAGCTGAATTATTGACCGTCGGCCGCGGGGAGGTTCGGAAGTTCGGCGGCGAATTTCACGATGGAACCGTCGTGTCTGTCGACCGTGACGGTGCACGGTTCTCGATCGAACTTGCCGACGGTGCAAGGATTTCCGTGCGCAAGATTCTCGTGGCTACCGGGTTGACGGACCGCCTACCGGAAGAGCTCCGTGGGTTCGGCGAGCGCTGGGGGCAAGACGTCCTGCACTGCCCCTACTGCCACGGATACTCCGTACGCGATCAGCCGCTAGGCGTAATCGGCAAGAGCGCAGAGTTTGCGATGCATCAGGCACTGATGATCCGGCAATGGTCAGACGACGTCGTCCTCTTCCTGCATCGGATTGCAGAGTTGAGCGCCGAGGATCGGGAAAAGCTTGCAGCCCGCGACATTTCGATCGTGGAAGGCGAGGTATCTGGTCCCGTGATCGAAGGAGATCGCCTCGTCGGCGTTCGATTGGCGGACGGCACCACCGTCGCGAGGTCGGCGATCTTTGTCGGCGGCGCGATCACGATGGACCCCAATGACTCGATCCTGCGCGCCTTCGGGGCGGAGCGCGCCGCGAACATGATGGGTGAGTTCGTGGTTGCCGACAATATGGGTGCCACCAGCGTTCCCGGGGTCTGGGCGGCGGGCAACGTCGTCGATCCGAGCGCGCAGGTCATCATGGCTGCAGCGGCCGGAGCTAAGGCCGGAGCGGCGATAAACATGGCGCTGACCACGGACGATCTCGAGGATGCACTCGCGAGACGCTGA
- a CDS encoding alpha/beta hydrolase codes for MVLPGGKVLSRRRSRLWHLSNLRMLPFTAALRRQGFEAVQVRYRTRGWNGAEQSPVADARQALNRITASDPGATVVLLGHSMGGRVAAALLSDGLSGDAAIAGVVALAPWWPAGTSLELDQGTRLLVIHGTADRWTDPAASQSTVEMAQRSGADAEWIGVEGAGHFMLSRPRCWHRLAIIAVSGMARGVTELKQGERR; via the coding sequence ATGGTTCTGCCTGGTGGCAAGGTTTTGAGTCGCCGACGGTCGAGATTGTGGCACCTGTCGAACCTGCGGATGCTTCCGTTCACTGCCGCACTTCGGCGGCAGGGGTTCGAGGCAGTTCAGGTCCGATATCGCACACGTGGGTGGAACGGGGCCGAGCAAAGTCCAGTGGCAGATGCTCGGCAGGCGCTCAATCGGATCACAGCGAGCGACCCTGGCGCCACAGTGGTTTTGCTCGGTCATTCGATGGGTGGGCGGGTGGCTGCCGCTTTGCTGAGTGACGGGTTGTCGGGTGACGCGGCAATTGCCGGCGTCGTCGCACTTGCGCCGTGGTGGCCCGCCGGGACGTCACTGGAACTTGATCAAGGCACTCGACTGCTGGTCATCCACGGCACTGCGGATCGCTGGACCGATCCGGCCGCTTCACAATCGACGGTCGAGATGGCGCAGCGGTCCGGTGCCGACGCCGAGTGGATCGGCGTCGAAGGTGCGGGGCACTTCATGTTGAGTCGACCCCGTTGCTGGCACCGATTGGCCATCATCGCTGTTTCGGGCATGGCGCGGGGAGTAACCGAATTGAAGCAAGGAGAACGACGATGA
- the smpB gene encoding SsrA-binding protein SmpB, whose product MKEQGRKVIATNRKARHNYTIIDTYEAGIALVGTEVKSLREGKASLVDAFATVDNGEVWLRSLHIPEYTQGSWTNHSPLRVRKLLLHKREIEHLVGKTREGNQTLVPLSMYFVDGKVKVELALAKGKQDYDKRQDMAKRTAEREVTRELGRRIKGMRG is encoded by the coding sequence GTGAAGGAACAGGGCCGCAAGGTCATTGCGACCAATCGCAAAGCGCGTCACAACTACACGATCATCGACACCTACGAAGCCGGAATCGCGCTCGTCGGTACCGAGGTCAAGAGTTTGCGTGAAGGAAAAGCGTCGCTCGTCGACGCGTTCGCAACAGTCGACAATGGTGAGGTGTGGCTGCGATCGCTGCACATCCCGGAGTACACGCAGGGTAGTTGGACCAACCATTCGCCGCTGCGTGTTCGAAAACTGTTGCTGCACAAGCGTGAGATCGAGCATCTTGTGGGCAAGACCCGCGAGGGCAACCAGACACTGGTTCCGCTGTCGATGTATTTTGTCGACGGCAAGGTCAAGGTCGAGCTGGCTCTCGCGAAGGGCAAGCAGGACTACGACAAGCGTCAGGACATGGCCAAGCGCACCGCTGAGCGTGAGGTGACCCGCGAGTTGGGCCGTCGCATCAAGGGAATGCGCGGATAG
- the prfB gene encoding peptide chain release factor 2 has translation MHPDVIADLNALDTTLRTCESVVDVEELRRRIDELEHQAADPGLWNDQDHAQQVTSALSHAQAELRRIVALRERLDEMPILYELAEDEGADALADADAERASLREDIAAMEVKTMLSGEYDERDALINIRSGAGGIDAADWAEMLMRMYIRWAEKHDYGVEVYDTSYAEEAGLKSATFAIKGPYTYGTLSVEMGTHRLVRISPFDNQGRRQTSFAEVEVLPVVETTDHIEINENDIRVDVYRSSGPGGQSVNTTDSAVRLTHIPTGIVVTCQNEKSQLQNKVSAMRVLQAKLLAVKRQEERAEMDALKGDSGSSWGNQMRSYVLHPYQMVKDLRTEYEVNNPSAVLDGDIDGFLEAGIRWRMSEDQTT, from the coding sequence GTGCATCCTGACGTAATTGCAGACCTGAACGCGCTCGACACCACCCTTCGCACCTGCGAATCGGTTGTGGACGTCGAGGAGCTGCGCCGACGCATCGACGAGCTCGAGCATCAGGCCGCAGATCCGGGCCTGTGGAACGACCAGGACCACGCGCAACAGGTCACCAGTGCTCTCTCACACGCGCAGGCAGAACTGCGTCGTATCGTCGCACTGCGTGAGCGGCTCGACGAGATGCCGATTCTCTACGAGTTGGCCGAAGACGAGGGTGCAGATGCACTTGCCGACGCAGACGCCGAGCGGGCAAGCCTGCGCGAGGACATCGCGGCCATGGAAGTCAAGACAATGCTCTCAGGCGAATACGACGAGCGTGACGCGCTGATCAACATCCGCTCCGGTGCCGGCGGCATCGATGCTGCGGACTGGGCCGAGATGCTCATGCGCATGTACATCCGCTGGGCCGAGAAGCATGACTACGGCGTCGAGGTCTACGACACGTCGTATGCCGAAGAAGCCGGTCTCAAGAGTGCGACCTTCGCGATCAAGGGTCCGTACACGTACGGCACCCTGTCTGTGGAGATGGGCACGCACCGGCTCGTCCGTATCAGCCCGTTCGACAACCAGGGCCGTCGTCAGACGTCGTTTGCTGAGGTCGAGGTCCTGCCCGTCGTCGAGACCACCGACCACATCGAGATCAACGAAAACGACATCCGCGTCGACGTCTATCGCTCCTCGGGCCCCGGCGGTCAGTCCGTGAACACCACCGACTCTGCGGTGCGTCTGACACACATCCCGACGGGCATCGTCGTGACGTGTCAGAACGAGAAGTCGCAGCTCCAGAACAAGGTGTCCGCGATGCGCGTCCTGCAGGCCAAGTTGCTGGCCGTCAAGCGTCAGGAAGAGCGCGCCGAGATGGACGCGCTCAAGGGCGACAGCGGCAGTTCGTGGGGTAACCAGATGCGTTCCTACGTCCTGCACCCGTACCAGATGGTCAAGGACCTGCGTACCGAGTACGAGGTCAACAACCCGTCGGCAGTGCTCGACGGCGATATCGACGGTTTCCTCGAGGCCGGCATCCGCTGGCGCATGAGCGAAGACCAGACCACATAG